From Demequina capsici, one genomic window encodes:
- a CDS encoding penicillin-binding protein produces MGLFVSERARRDGRATFAQLIGGLLAFVVLSVVGGILLAGLALPAVTVVGNTAEGTSNLFEELPGDLAQVTLPQQSNIYDRTGNTLIATFYSQNRVVVPLEDISPWLQKAVVAVEDQRFWEHNGVDGQGILRAAVSYVGGGGSTVGGSTITQQLVKNTLLQKAIDSGDEAAIKAATETTIERKIREWRLALAYEEKVNSVYGTHCTDDPQVDCGKEEILQQYLNIAQFGTNTYGVEAAAEYYFGKSAAEVNALEAATIAGITQNPTKWDPVRHPEQSITRRNIVLGVMYEQGMITKDEFDQYVATPLEDYMNVTYPKFSCRASELAPFFCDYVTKVIKQDPAFNGEGTDLLYTGGLDIVTTLDVDKQTIANEELRASLPIDDPSGWAMALVSLDSSTGQILAMSQTREFDPTSEAPNSTSVNYSTDRDYGGSRGFSPGSTFKPIILTTWLESGRSLMQTVSGNIKEYKVADWPDSCTSLVGGGTWKPTNTGGEGAGTMSVLNATANSVNTAYVAMSSQLDLCDVVDMAYNLGFHRADGKDIEYVPSITLGTQNASPLTMASVMQTFANDGVHCEPYSILSITDSSGAVPKDSEGNEITLPGEDCNRVISEDIAVGVQYAMSKVIEYGSGVKAQLANGREAAGKTGTSQLNSHLWFVGYTPQLTTAVWLGNPDHDVPGHDLTLNGTYYKGWIYGGTISAPTWKHYMDRALANEPNIDFIQTPTSDILYGTPQSVPSVVGMTESQAKAAITAAGFRAEASTVYSTMYSVGTVAAQSPGSYSKALPGSTITYYLATDQLPDWWYNWPAGWDPTVAPSDYWGSTWPPASFATDPPAGWPLTNDTTKDNNGNNGTGSTSTPGSTSTPKSG; encoded by the coding sequence ATGGGTCTCTTCGTCTCCGAACGCGCGCGCCGTGACGGACGTGCGACGTTCGCGCAGCTCATCGGCGGGCTGCTCGCGTTCGTCGTCCTGTCCGTGGTCGGCGGAATCCTGCTCGCAGGCCTCGCTCTGCCAGCGGTGACGGTCGTGGGAAACACTGCCGAGGGCACCTCGAACCTCTTCGAGGAGCTGCCAGGCGACCTGGCCCAGGTCACGCTTCCACAGCAGTCGAACATCTACGACCGCACCGGCAACACGCTGATCGCGACCTTCTACTCCCAGAACCGCGTGGTCGTGCCGCTCGAGGACATCTCGCCATGGCTGCAGAAGGCGGTCGTCGCGGTCGAGGACCAGCGCTTCTGGGAGCACAACGGAGTGGACGGACAGGGAATCCTGCGCGCCGCCGTGTCGTATGTCGGTGGCGGCGGCAGCACCGTCGGAGGCTCGACCATCACCCAGCAGCTGGTGAAGAACACGCTGCTGCAGAAGGCCATCGACTCCGGCGATGAGGCGGCGATCAAGGCCGCTACCGAGACCACCATCGAGCGCAAGATCCGCGAATGGAGGCTGGCCCTCGCCTACGAGGAGAAGGTCAACTCGGTGTACGGCACCCACTGCACCGACGATCCCCAGGTGGACTGCGGCAAGGAGGAGATCCTCCAGCAGTACCTCAACATCGCGCAGTTCGGCACCAACACGTACGGCGTCGAGGCGGCGGCGGAGTACTACTTCGGCAAGTCGGCGGCGGAGGTGAACGCCCTCGAGGCCGCGACGATCGCAGGGATCACCCAGAACCCCACCAAGTGGGACCCGGTCCGGCATCCTGAGCAGTCGATCACCCGTCGCAACATCGTGCTCGGCGTGATGTACGAGCAAGGGATGATCACCAAGGACGAGTTCGACCAGTACGTGGCCACTCCTCTCGAGGACTACATGAACGTCACGTACCCCAAGTTCTCGTGCCGTGCGTCCGAGCTGGCGCCGTTCTTCTGCGACTACGTCACCAAGGTCATCAAGCAGGACCCGGCGTTCAACGGCGAGGGCACCGACCTTCTGTACACCGGTGGGCTCGACATCGTGACGACGCTCGACGTCGACAAGCAGACCATCGCGAACGAGGAGCTGCGCGCGTCGCTCCCCATCGACGATCCATCCGGGTGGGCGATGGCGCTCGTGTCGCTCGACTCGTCCACTGGCCAGATCCTCGCGATGAGCCAGACGAGAGAGTTCGACCCGACCTCCGAGGCCCCGAACTCGACCTCCGTGAACTACTCGACCGACCGTGACTACGGCGGATCGCGAGGGTTCTCTCCAGGGTCGACGTTCAAACCGATCATCCTCACCACCTGGCTCGAGTCCGGGCGATCGCTCATGCAGACCGTCAGCGGCAACATCAAGGAGTACAAGGTCGCGGACTGGCCGGACAGCTGTACGAGCCTGGTCGGAGGCGGCACCTGGAAGCCGACCAACACCGGCGGTGAGGGTGCCGGAACCATGTCGGTGCTGAACGCCACCGCGAACTCGGTCAACACCGCGTACGTCGCGATGTCGTCGCAGCTGGACCTCTGCGATGTGGTCGACATGGCCTACAACCTCGGCTTCCACCGCGCGGACGGCAAGGACATCGAGTATGTGCCGTCGATCACCCTCGGCACCCAGAACGCCTCGCCGCTGACCATGGCCTCGGTCATGCAGACGTTCGCGAACGACGGCGTGCACTGCGAGCCGTACTCGATCCTGTCGATCACGGACTCGTCAGGTGCGGTCCCCAAGGACTCCGAGGGCAACGAGATCACCCTTCCGGGCGAGGACTGCAACAGGGTCATCTCTGAGGACATCGCTGTAGGTGTCCAGTACGCGATGTCGAAGGTCATCGAGTACGGATCAGGTGTGAAGGCGCAGCTCGCGAACGGGCGCGAGGCCGCCGGCAAGACCGGCACGTCGCAGCTCAACTCCCACCTGTGGTTCGTCGGCTACACGCCGCAGCTCACCACCGCGGTCTGGCTGGGCAACCCCGACCACGATGTGCCAGGTCACGATCTGACATTGAACGGCACGTACTACAAGGGGTGGATCTATGGTGGGACGATCTCCGCTCCCACGTGGAAGCACTACATGGATCGAGCGCTCGCGAACGAGCCGAACATCGACTTCATCCAGACGCCGACGAGCGACATCCTGTACGGCACGCCTCAGAGCGTCCCGTCGGTGGTCGGCATGACCGAGTCGCAGGCCAAGGCCGCGATCACCGCGGCAGGCTTCAGGGCTGAGGCGAGCACCGTGTACTCGACCATGTACTCCGTGGGCACGGTCGCCGCGCAGTCGCCCGGTTCGTACTCGAAGGCGCTCCCAGGGTCGACGATCACGTACTACCTCGCGACCGACCAGCTGCCGGACTGGTGGTACAACTGGCCCGCCGGATGGGACCCGACGGTCGCTCCAAGCGACTACTGGGGCTCCACGTGGCCGCCGGCGTCCTTCGCCACCGACCCGCCGGCGGGGTGGCCGCTCACCAATGACACGACCAAGGACAACAACGGCAACAACGGCACGGGCTCCACGAGCACGCCCGGTTCGACGTCCACCCCTAAGTCAGGGTGA
- a CDS encoding DUF4177 domain-containing protein yields MTTWEYSTVPLIDHATKQILDQWGEDGWELVQVVTGPTGGLVAYMKRPKAGA; encoded by the coding sequence ATGACGACGTGGGAATACTCGACGGTGCCGCTCATCGACCATGCGACCAAGCAGATCCTCGACCAGTGGGGCGAGGACGGCTGGGAGCTGGTCCAGGTGGTCACGGGACCCACAGGCGGGCTCGTCGCGTACATGAAGCGTCCGAAGGCCGGCGCATGA
- a CDS encoding RidA family protein yields MSATQRLASLGLTLPEVANPVGTYVPALRHGDLVYTSGQLPFVDGALLATGHVGQRADDVSPERAAECARAAALNALAAAARAAGGLDSIVSVVKVTGFVSSAPDFTQQPAILNAASALMVDVFGDAGRHARSAVGVAALPLGAPVEVEIVVAVRQ; encoded by the coding sequence ATGAGCGCCACCCAGCGGCTCGCGTCGCTCGGCCTGACGCTCCCCGAGGTCGCGAACCCGGTCGGCACGTACGTCCCCGCGCTTCGGCACGGCGACCTCGTGTACACCTCGGGTCAGCTCCCCTTCGTCGACGGCGCGCTGCTCGCCACCGGTCATGTGGGACAGCGCGCGGACGACGTGTCGCCTGAGCGAGCCGCCGAGTGCGCCCGCGCGGCGGCTCTGAACGCGCTCGCCGCGGCCGCCCGCGCAGCAGGAGGTCTCGACTCGATCGTGTCCGTGGTCAAGGTCACGGGCTTCGTCTCGTCGGCCCCCGACTTCACCCAGCAGCCGGCCATCCTGAACGCCGCATCGGCGCTCATGGTCGACGTGTTCGGCGATGCCGGCCGCCACGCCAGGTCGGCCGTGGGCGTCGCGGCGCTGCCGTTGGGCGCACCGGTGGAGGTCGAGATCGTCGTGGCGGTGCGCCAGTAG
- a CDS encoding Crp/Fnr family transcriptional regulator: MPEAPQNGRNPREEQLLRSSPLFGGMDTASARSLIEQMTRREFAKGETIFTEGSEGHAMYVVVRGKVKLARTARDGRENLLGLMGVGDMVGELSVFDPGPRLSRAHVVEESVLYELPKEVLDAWLDEHLDMSRHLLRALAQRIRRTTNTMADLVFSDVPGRVAKAILDLGHRFGRMERGHVTVRHGLTQEELAQLVGASRETVNKALADFASRGWIDVHIGSVEVYEPERLRARSR; the protein is encoded by the coding sequence ATGCCTGAGGCACCCCAGAACGGGCGCAACCCGCGCGAGGAGCAGCTGCTGCGCTCGTCACCGCTGTTCGGAGGCATGGACACCGCCAGCGCGCGCTCGCTGATCGAGCAGATGACGCGCCGCGAGTTCGCCAAGGGCGAGACCATCTTCACCGAGGGTTCCGAGGGTCACGCCATGTACGTCGTGGTCAGGGGCAAGGTGAAACTGGCTCGCACCGCGCGTGACGGCCGTGAGAACCTTCTGGGCCTCATGGGGGTCGGCGACATGGTCGGCGAACTGTCCGTGTTCGACCCTGGACCCCGGCTGTCGCGTGCTCACGTGGTCGAGGAGTCGGTCCTCTACGAGCTTCCGAAGGAGGTGCTCGACGCCTGGCTCGACGAGCACCTGGACATGTCTCGTCATCTGTTGCGCGCGCTCGCGCAGCGCATCCGGCGCACCACCAACACGATGGCCGACCTCGTCTTCTCGGACGTTCCAGGTCGTGTGGCGAAGGCGATCCTCGACCTCGGCCACCGCTTCGGGCGCATGGAGCGCGGTCACGTGACGGTGCGCCACGGGCTGACGCAGGAGGAGCTCGCGCAGCTCGTCGGCGCGTCGCGCGAGACGGTGAACAAGGCGCTCGCGGACTTCGCGTCGCGCGGCTGGATCGACGTCCACATCGGGTCCGTCGAGGTCTACGAGCCCGAGCGCCTGCGCGCACGTTCGCGCTGA
- the nth gene encoding endonuclease III translates to MPRRTPLTVAASQDADPPVSLVRRARAINRALADAYPDARCELDYGTPFQLLAATVLSAQCTDVRVNQVTPALFARFPDAAAMASADRHELEELIRSTGFYRAKAESLLGLSRDIVEKHDGEVPGRLKDLVTLRGVGRKTANVVLGNAFDVPGITVDTHMGRLARRLGLTVNDDPVAVERDLMALIERREWTLWSHRIIFHGRRRCTARKPDCGSCEVAALCPSAPGAAVRAPRA, encoded by the coding sequence ATGCCCCGCCGCACCCCGCTCACCGTGGCCGCCTCGCAGGACGCCGACCCGCCTGTGTCGCTCGTGCGGCGTGCACGCGCGATCAACCGCGCGCTCGCCGACGCGTACCCCGACGCGCGCTGCGAGCTGGACTACGGCACGCCCTTCCAGCTGCTCGCGGCGACGGTGCTGTCGGCCCAGTGCACCGATGTGCGCGTCAACCAGGTGACGCCCGCGCTCTTCGCGCGCTTCCCCGACGCGGCGGCGATGGCGAGCGCGGACCGTCACGAGCTGGAGGAGCTGATCAGGTCCACCGGCTTCTACCGCGCGAAGGCGGAGTCCCTGCTGGGGCTCAGCCGGGACATCGTCGAGAAGCACGACGGCGAGGTCCCAGGCCGGCTGAAGGACCTGGTGACGCTGCGCGGCGTCGGCCGGAAGACGGCGAACGTGGTGCTGGGCAATGCGTTCGACGTGCCCGGCATCACGGTGGACACCCACATGGGCCGGTTGGCCCGCAGGCTGGGCCTGACGGTGAACGACGATCCCGTGGCTGTCGAGCGCGACCTGATGGCGTTGATCGAGCGGCGCGAGTGGACCCTGTGGTCGCACCGGATCATCTTCCATGGACGACGCAGGTGCACCGCGCGCAAGCCCGACTGCGGATCGTGCGAGGTCGCCGCGCTGTGTCCGTCGGCGCCGGGAGCTGCGGTCCGCGCACCGCGGGCGTGA
- the nhaA gene encoding Na+/H+ antiporter NhaA, whose protein sequence is MPDKPTRLFSRLTPSTERTLSDILRTERAGGILLLVGTVAALIWANSAWADSYEALKSFQIGPHALHLDLSVEDWAKDGLLAIFFFVVGLELKREIVAGELRRPATAIVPIVAAVGGMAMPAILYTVVNLQDGGSPEGWAVPTATDIAFAVAVLSVVGKWLPNALRAFLLTLAVVDDLLAIIIIAVFFTDQINFLWLAASVVCIAVFGLLAAKRITPWWLMVPLAVAAWAFMHASGIHATIAGVALGMVVPAIRRKGEKHALAEHWEHKWRPVSAGFAVPVFALFAAGIAISSEAISTAVSDPVAQGVVIGLVIGKPLGIVLATWLVATFTKANLDRGLNWLDVLGMAFLAGIGFTVSLLIGDLAFSDERVAEVKMAVLAASILAAIIGASMLFWRDRFYRRLYESRSNPVVGHDRMGDAHELARMIGGTVAPRPEKDDAH, encoded by the coding sequence ATGCCCGACAAGCCCACACGCCTCTTCTCCCGGCTGACGCCGTCGACGGAGAGGACTCTGTCCGACATCCTTCGGACCGAGCGTGCGGGCGGCATCCTTCTGCTGGTCGGAACCGTCGCCGCGTTGATCTGGGCGAACTCGGCGTGGGCCGATTCGTACGAGGCGCTGAAGTCGTTCCAGATCGGCCCGCATGCGCTCCACCTCGACCTGTCCGTCGAGGACTGGGCGAAGGACGGCCTCCTGGCCATCTTCTTCTTCGTCGTGGGGCTCGAGCTCAAGCGTGAGATCGTCGCCGGCGAGCTGCGTCGTCCCGCCACCGCGATCGTTCCGATCGTCGCCGCCGTCGGCGGCATGGCGATGCCGGCCATCCTGTACACGGTCGTGAACCTCCAGGACGGCGGGTCCCCGGAGGGCTGGGCGGTGCCGACGGCCACCGACATCGCGTTCGCCGTGGCGGTGCTCTCCGTGGTCGGCAAGTGGCTGCCGAATGCGCTCCGCGCGTTCCTTCTCACCCTCGCCGTGGTCGACGACCTGCTCGCGATCATCATCATCGCCGTGTTCTTCACGGACCAGATCAACTTCCTGTGGCTCGCGGCGTCCGTCGTGTGCATCGCCGTGTTCGGGCTCCTCGCAGCCAAGCGGATCACCCCGTGGTGGCTGATGGTGCCGCTCGCGGTGGCCGCGTGGGCGTTCATGCACGCGTCCGGCATCCACGCCACGATCGCCGGCGTCGCGCTCGGCATGGTGGTCCCCGCGATCAGGCGCAAGGGAGAGAAGCACGCGCTCGCGGAGCACTGGGAGCACAAGTGGCGTCCCGTGTCGGCAGGCTTCGCGGTGCCGGTGTTCGCGCTGTTCGCCGCAGGCATCGCCATCTCCAGCGAAGCGATCTCGACCGCCGTGTCCGACCCCGTCGCCCAGGGCGTCGTCATCGGCCTCGTCATCGGCAAGCCTCTGGGCATCGTGCTGGCGACCTGGCTCGTCGCCACCTTCACGAAGGCGAACCTCGATCGGGGCCTCAACTGGCTCGACGTGCTCGGGATGGCATTCCTCGCAGGCATCGGCTTCACGGTCTCGCTGCTGATCGGCGACCTGGCCTTCAGCGACGAGCGGGTGGCCGAGGTGAAGATGGCCGTGCTCGCCGCCTCGATCCTCGCGGCGATCATCGGCGCCTCGATGCTCTTCTGGCGCGACCGGTTCTACCGGCGCCTGTACGAGTCACGGTCGAACCCTGTCGTCGGCCATGACCGCATGGGAGACGCCCACGAGCTGGCGCGCATGATCGGCGGCACCGTCGCGCCTCGACCTGAGAAGGACGACGCGCACTAG
- a CDS encoding response regulator transcription factor: MADLLVLTPSGDGAGAVLPALSLLSHRTRVVEPEPAAMLDAMDADVLVVDARNDLAEARNNCKLVQVTGVTVPLLLVLRDGGMSIVTSEWGADDVVLADASPAEVEARIRLLMGRASAQDPLEKAAEFSSGDLTVDVGGYTARLKGVPLDLTYKEFELLKYLMQHPGRVYTRDQLLQEVWGFDYYGGTRTVDVHVRRLRAKLGSEHEQLIGTVRNVGYRFDPPAPQPAEKSGSASA, encoded by the coding sequence ATGGCAGACCTGCTTGTGCTCACCCCGTCAGGCGACGGGGCCGGAGCCGTCCTGCCCGCGCTCTCCTTGCTCAGCCATCGGACCCGTGTCGTGGAGCCCGAGCCGGCGGCCATGCTCGACGCGATGGACGCCGACGTGCTCGTGGTCGACGCCCGCAACGACCTTGCCGAGGCGCGCAACAACTGCAAGCTCGTCCAGGTCACCGGGGTGACCGTCCCTCTGCTGCTGGTGCTTCGTGACGGAGGCATGTCGATCGTCACGAGCGAATGGGGTGCCGACGACGTGGTCCTCGCCGACGCCTCGCCCGCGGAGGTCGAGGCCCGCATCCGGCTGCTCATGGGCCGGGCGAGTGCTCAGGACCCGCTGGAGAAGGCCGCGGAGTTCTCCTCCGGCGACCTCACGGTGGACGTGGGCGGCTACACCGCCAGGCTCAAGGGCGTCCCGCTGGACCTGACCTACAAGGAGTTCGAGCTCCTCAAGTACCTCATGCAGCATCCGGGACGCGTCTACACGCGCGACCAGCTGCTTCAGGAGGTGTGGGGATTCGACTACTACGGCGGCACACGCACGGTGGACGTCCACGTCCGCCGCCTGCGCGCGAAGCTCGGCTCGGAGCACGAGCAGCTGATCGGCACGGTGCGCAACGTCGGGTACCGCTTCGACCCGCCCGCACCGCAGCCCGCAGAGAAGTCAGGCAGCGCGTCCGCGTGA
- a CDS encoding thioredoxin family protein — MLIRIVIVVALLAVASLAYWWWSRRQGRVTRVEIPGALTPAVLGAPRGYRATFVQFSTPVCAKCPPTRTLLQRVAAEYEGVSHVEIDASERLDLARELDIMRTPTTLVLDTNGVVVARMSGAPTEAQAREAIETTPAGGTEYAI, encoded by the coding sequence TTGCTTATCCGCATCGTCATCGTGGTCGCGCTGCTCGCGGTCGCGTCCCTCGCCTACTGGTGGTGGTCGCGCCGTCAGGGCCGCGTGACCCGAGTGGAGATCCCCGGCGCGCTCACGCCTGCCGTCCTGGGTGCACCACGCGGCTACCGCGCCACCTTCGTGCAGTTCTCGACCCCCGTCTGCGCCAAGTGCCCTCCCACCCGCACCCTGCTCCAGCGCGTCGCCGCCGAGTACGAGGGCGTGAGCCACGTCGAGATCGACGCGTCCGAACGGCTGGACCTGGCGCGCGAGCTCGACATCATGCGCACCCCCACGACCCTGGTCCTCGACACGAACGGCGTGGTCGTCGCCCGCATGTCCGGTGCTCCCACCGAGGCGCAGGCACGCGAGGCCATCGAGACGACGCCCGCGGGCGGCACCGAGTACGCGATCTGA
- a CDS encoding DUF4395 domain-containing protein: protein MAKDIRIDPRGPRFGAAVTLVFAVAALVVGANNVGLVLSFLLAALFLPGAIVGPQATAQSAMFARWVRPRLAPPTETESFRAPRFAQQVGMAFAVLAILFLALNVVVGYFIAIGFIVLASFLNSVFDFCMGCEVYLLATRATRRA, encoded by the coding sequence ATGGCCAAGGACATCCGCATCGACCCACGCGGGCCGCGGTTCGGCGCAGCCGTCACGCTCGTGTTCGCAGTCGCCGCGCTGGTCGTCGGCGCCAACAACGTCGGGCTGGTGCTGTCCTTCCTCCTGGCAGCGCTGTTCCTGCCCGGCGCGATCGTCGGCCCCCAGGCGACCGCGCAGTCCGCCATGTTCGCCAGGTGGGTACGGCCTCGGCTCGCTCCTCCCACGGAGACCGAGTCGTTCCGCGCACCGCGTTTCGCGCAGCAGGTGGGCATGGCGTTCGCGGTGCTGGCGATCCTCTTCCTCGCGCTGAACGTGGTGGTCGGCTACTTCATCGCGATCGGCTTCATCGTGCTCGCGTCGTTCCTGAACTCGGTCTTCGACTTCTGCATGGGCTGCGAGGTCTACCTGCTCGCGACCCGCGCCACCCGCCGGGCGTGA
- a CDS encoding FABP family protein, giving the protein MTFVLPDGLAPEVYPLAWLVGEWEGSGELSYPGVPASAFRQRVSFDHDGGPYLTYSSTITLMGPDGEEGQVWQVESGFWRVAPAVPEGVELQDFQHPLEVIMTEASGVLSAYFGAVGNGRVDLATRFVASTESGPEVRGATRMYGNVQGELMWAWDLAAFGHELQSYVAARMNRVDAESPAAP; this is encoded by the coding sequence GTGACGTTCGTCCTTCCCGACGGCTTGGCGCCAGAGGTCTACCCGCTCGCGTGGCTCGTGGGCGAGTGGGAGGGCTCCGGCGAGCTCTCATACCCCGGCGTGCCGGCGTCCGCGTTCCGGCAGCGCGTGTCCTTCGACCATGATGGAGGGCCGTACCTCACGTACTCGTCGACCATCACCTTGATGGGGCCCGACGGCGAGGAGGGCCAGGTCTGGCAGGTCGAGTCCGGCTTCTGGCGGGTCGCGCCCGCCGTGCCCGAGGGCGTCGAGCTGCAGGACTTCCAGCACCCGCTCGAGGTGATCATGACCGAGGCCTCCGGCGTGCTGTCCGCCTACTTCGGCGCGGTCGGCAACGGCCGCGTGGACCTCGCGACGCGCTTCGTCGCCTCCACCGAGAGCGGCCCCGAGGTCCGCGGAGCGACCCGCATGTACGGCAACGTGCAGGGCGAGCTCATGTGGGCGTGGGACCTCGCGGCGTTCGGTCACGAGCTGCAGTCCTACGTCGCCGCGCGCATGAACCGCGTCGACGCGGAATCGCCCGCGGCCCCCTAG
- the ygfZ gene encoding CAF17-like 4Fe-4S cluster assembly/insertion protein YgfZ has product MSTLTASPLLSRHGAVEATGLDAGVAWHYGDPTAEQRALAQGRGVVDQSHLGVVTVTGPDRLSWLNSLSTQEVAALTPGASTELMILSPQGRIEHVAAAVDDGATTWLITETAEGLATFLDRMRFMLRVDVADVTADWAALGEAVRAPAASGEPVTWVDPWPDVVAGGTTYAASTDSHPGALRPWRLVLVPRPDLDKEVDERLESGWILAGTWAAEALRIEAYRPRAAAEVDATTLPHELDWLRTAVHLHKGCYRGQETVAKVHNVGRPPRRLTMLHLDGSAHSLPEPGASVRLGLEDDAPVAGHVTSVARHHELGPIALAVLKRSTDPSATLIVPSDGGALSASQELIVNADGFSADRPPTVGPTMKGLLMGKGCAADGGDMPA; this is encoded by the coding sequence ATGAGCACCCTCACCGCCAGTCCCCTGCTGAGCCGCCACGGCGCCGTCGAGGCGACCGGGCTGGACGCCGGAGTCGCCTGGCACTACGGAGATCCGACCGCCGAGCAGCGCGCCCTCGCGCAGGGTCGCGGCGTCGTCGACCAGTCGCACCTGGGGGTGGTGACCGTCACGGGACCCGACCGGCTGTCGTGGCTGAACTCCCTGTCCACGCAGGAGGTCGCGGCGCTCACACCCGGGGCGTCCACCGAGCTCATGATCCTCAGTCCCCAAGGCCGGATCGAGCACGTGGCCGCCGCCGTGGACGACGGCGCGACCACCTGGCTAATCACCGAGACCGCCGAAGGCCTCGCCACGTTCCTGGACCGCATGCGCTTCATGCTGCGCGTGGACGTGGCCGACGTCACGGCCGACTGGGCCGCGCTGGGCGAGGCGGTGCGCGCACCCGCGGCCAGCGGCGAGCCGGTGACCTGGGTGGACCCCTGGCCCGACGTCGTCGCCGGCGGCACCACCTACGCCGCGTCCACCGACTCCCACCCGGGAGCCCTGCGTCCGTGGCGTCTGGTGCTCGTGCCTCGTCCCGACCTGGACAAGGAGGTCGACGAGCGGCTCGAGTCAGGCTGGATCCTCGCCGGCACCTGGGCCGCGGAGGCGCTACGCATCGAGGCGTACAGGCCTCGCGCCGCCGCCGAGGTGGACGCCACCACGCTCCCTCACGAGCTCGACTGGCTGCGCACGGCCGTGCATCTGCACAAGGGCTGCTACCGCGGGCAGGAGACCGTCGCCAAGGTGCACAACGTCGGCCGCCCGCCTCGTCGTCTGACGATGCTGCACCTGGACGGGTCCGCGCACTCCCTGCCCGAGCCCGGCGCCTCGGTGCGACTGGGGCTCGAGGACGACGCCCCCGTCGCCGGCCATGTCACCTCCGTCGCGAGGCACCACGAGCTGGGCCCCATCGCGCTCGCGGTGCTCAAGCGGTCCACCGACCCGTCGGCCACCCTCATCGTCCCGTCAGACGGTGGTGCGCTCAGCGCCTCGCAGGAGCTCATCGTGAACGCCGACGGCTTCAGCGCCGACCGACCGCCCACGGTCGGCCCCACCATGAAGGGCCTGCTGATGGGAAAGGGGTGCGCCGCCGACGGCGGCGACATGCCCGCCTGA
- a CDS encoding DUF2516 family protein → MFSSLQNLVILVLSVAALVGSVWGLIDAAKYSNEAYVAAGKQTKTIWLVILGVAALIAFISMPYPLGGGGGIVGFLGLLSIVAVIVYFVEVRVKVAPHHRPGAGPKRGTW, encoded by the coding sequence TTGTTCTCGTCGCTGCAGAACCTCGTGATCCTGGTCCTGTCGGTCGCCGCTCTCGTCGGGTCCGTCTGGGGTCTGATCGACGCTGCGAAGTACTCGAACGAGGCCTACGTCGCGGCGGGCAAGCAGACCAAGACGATCTGGCTCGTGATCCTCGGCGTCGCCGCGCTCATCGCGTTCATCTCCATGCCGTACCCGCTCGGCGGAGGCGGCGGGATCGTCGGCTTCCTGGGCCTGCTCTCGATCGTCGCCGTGATCGTGTACTTCGTGGAGGTGCGCGTGAAGGTCGCGCCGCATCATCGCCCGGGAGCGGGACCCAAGCGCGGCACGTGGTGA
- the dtd gene encoding D-aminoacyl-tRNA deacylase, producing the protein MRAVLQRASRACVTVDGTVTASFDRQGIVALVGVTHDDGKEQVELIARKIADLRILNDERSVLDEGAPVIVVSQFTLYADTRKGRRPTWNQAAPGPVAEPLVDAVVEALRDRGLTVGTGIFGADMKVELVNDGPITIVLEA; encoded by the coding sequence ATGCGTGCCGTCCTCCAGCGGGCGTCCCGCGCCTGCGTCACCGTCGACGGGACGGTCACCGCATCCTTCGATCGCCAGGGCATCGTCGCGCTCGTGGGCGTCACCCATGACGACGGCAAGGAGCAGGTCGAGCTGATCGCTCGGAAGATCGCGGATCTTCGCATCCTCAACGACGAACGGTCCGTCCTCGATGAGGGTGCGCCCGTCATCGTCGTCAGCCAGTTCACGCTTTACGCGGACACCCGCAAGGGCCGGCGCCCCACATGGAACCAGGCTGCGCCAGGGCCTGTGGCCGAGCCCCTGGTCGACGCCGTGGTCGAGGCGTTGCGCGACCGTGGGTTGACCGTGGGCACAGGGATCTTCGGCGCCGACATGAAGGTGGAGCTCGTCAACGACGGGCCGATCACCATCGTCCTGGAGGCGTGA